The Acinonyx jubatus isolate Ajub_Pintada_27869175 chromosome B3, VMU_Ajub_asm_v1.0, whole genome shotgun sequence genomic interval AAATATGTGCGGGTGGGGAGGATACACAATGGTTTAGCTCAAAGGTTTAGCTCAAAGGCAGCCTGCTACGGTAAGCTATTGTCTGGTCTCATATGAGAGCTACGTACTCTATGTtgtaagaaaagagaacagaaacaatAAGGAACCAAGGATACAGCTTCCCACCAATATATTGTGATTCAGTAGGCAGAAACTGTGTTttatgcttttgtgtgtgtgtgtgtgtgtgtgtatgaatagtTTAGGTGTAGATATAAGTTTAAATAGAGTAACTGTGTTCCCCGACTTTCTTTATGTCAGTgtgttcccccccccaaaaaaacttttcttttctggGGGCATTAAATTCCTAAATGTTCACTGTGCAGGTAGACACTAAGTCCTCCAAGATGCATTCCCATTTCCTGGGCCTCCACAAGCATTATTTGGACAAGATAGGCATGCCTCTGGTGATGAAACCAACCAGATTAACCAATCCCAGGACATGACCACTTTCAAGGAAGTCAAGTTGGACTGTACCCACTGGCCTTAATCTACCTGGATCATGGTGTTGCCCTGGTTTTGTCAAGGAACTAGATAAAGAGATGGGCCTGCTCATGCCTTAGCTGATTGGAAGTTTCTCCCAAGGATTGTGTGGCTCAAGTGTTTGCTTAGGGGACTCAGTCACCACTACTCCCCCTACCTCAGCCCTGGCCTCTCCTAGGGTCTAAGAACATTTTCAGCAGAGACACTGCTGGTGGGCTCTGATTAAGTGCCCCAGGAAAGGAACGTACAGTCTAAGTTTGGCCCAGAGAAGGCCACACACGCTTTGTTCCACATCCAGGTCCAGATAACCCAGGCTCTGAGAGCCTGTCCCCCATTGTGACCACTGCTTGCCTGGGGCTGAGGCTCGGCGCTGACCCGGTCGTAACTGCCAAGGGCTGGACAATGGGCACATCTGTCCTTTCTCTGAGGGATGAAAGCACCTAAGCAGACAAGGCTCTGCCTTTTGTtacggatttttttttctctcttttgtaaaTGAAAGAAAGCCTCGGCATGTGGTAGCCGGGTGTACGTCCCACACTGGGGGCCTCCCCACGCGTCCCCACCAAGCCCAAGGACCAGGTTCGATTCCAGATTGGAGCGTGATTGTGGGAAGCGGACAATTACGCCCGAGGCTGAATTGATTTTCAAATCTGGAGGCTTCTCTCGGGGACGCCGGGAAGAGGGCGTCCCTACGGGCCAAGCGGAGACCGGCGCGCCAGGTCCACACTGCCGGCGTCAGTTCTTCCCACAAGCAGCGTCCTCTGGGTGTTTCACCACGAGGGCCTTAGAGCAACCGCAGAACAGCTCGCGCCTCGGCAGCCCCACCAGCACCCAGAAGTTAACGTGGGAACCCACCAGAGCACTCCCTacccccaatacacacacacacacacacacacacacacacacacacacacacacacacacagagtcattcGCGAAGTGGCACGCCGCCTTAATTATCAGCTGAGATGAAGAAGGACCCAGGCGGCGGGGGACAGAGAGGTATGGCCGGGCCCGAACTCGTGGCACTGAGCGTTCTCCTCTCCCGCGCGTGTAAGAGGAAGGGTGGGCAGAGGATTATCAGGAAGGATGGAGGTTGTCGGGTCAACAGGCACCAAGCTGACCAAGGCATTTAAGATATTTGCTTCTACTCCCTCCAAAGAGGCCAAGCGTTTGAGGATGGGGATAGCGCGGACTCCCAGAAGCCCTCTGGGGAAAAGCTTGGTAGACCAGAGTGTAAGGAGTAACGACACTGGCTGAGGCTCTCTGGGCAATCTACACCGAGAAGCAGCAACTGGACGGAGGGGTGAGGGCTCTCCAGGCGTAGCGCGCCTCCCGGGATGGGAGCCCAGGAAACGTTGCTGGGTGAAAGCGCACCCCAGCCAGAGAGCCGAGAGGGGTGCAAGTCTCCAGCGGTTGCGTTGGCCTCCCCAGGTCGCGGTCCACGCCAGGCCTTCGCACGTGCGCGCCGCTCCAGGGCCACCCAGAGCCGCTGTTAAGGCGCTGAGCCCCCCTTCCATCATTTGTATGGGGACGTCACGGGCCTACCGCGCGGTGGccgagggggcggggccgagcCGCGCGCCTGCGCGCAGAGCCCGGCGGGCGTGAGGgcgggccgcggcggcggcggcggcggcggcggcggcggcagcggcggcggaaCCGCGGCCACAGAGTCTGCAACAGTAACCGAGCCATGGCTGGAGCTGGCCAGCGGCGCGGGCAAAAAGCAGCCGCCGAAGACGCGCGGGCTGCGTCAGGGGAGCCGGGGGCCTCAGAATTCTAAGAAGGAAAGGGCGAGAGGGGGCCAGGGGCGGGCGGGCTGGGGGCTCCGCGCTCGCCCAACGGCACGGATCCTTTttggaaattaatatttaaaaaaaagccgAGGAcgcagaggggaaggtgggggcaaGAGGGAAGACGAGACactcagagagggagacagagccccacagtgagaggaaggaaggcaggcaggcaacaGTCGCCGGCAGCCGATGTGAAGACCGGACTGCGTGCGCCCTTCGCCGCCTTTGCCCGGCCTCATCGATGTTGTGTCCGCCGCCGGCTCGCCCGGATCACGATGAACGCGCAGTTGACCATGGAGGCGATCGGCGAGCTGCACGGGGTGAGCCATGAGCCAGTGCCCGCTCCTGCCGACCTCCTGGGCGGCAGTCCCCACGCGCGAAGCTCCGTGGCGCACCGTGGCAGTCACTTGCCCCCCGCGCACCCTCGTTCCATGGGCATGGCGTCCTTGCtggacggcggcggcggcggcggagattaccaccaccaccaccgggcCCCCGAGCACAGCCTGGCCGGCCCCCTGCACCCCACTATGACCATGGCCTGCGAGACTCCCCCAGGTATGAGCATGCCCACCACCTACACCACCTTAACCCCTCTGCAGCCGCTGCCGCCCATCTCCACCGTCTCGGACAAGTtcccccaccatcaccaccaccaccatcaccaccaccacccgcaCCACCACCAGCGCCTGGCGGGCAACGTGAGCGGTAGCTTCACGCTCATGCGGGACGAGCGCGGGCTGGCCTCCATGAATAACCTCTATACCCCCTACCACAAGGACGTGGCCGGCATGGGCCAGAGCCTCTCGCCCCTCTCCAGCTCCGGGCTCGGCAGCATCCACAACTCCCAGCAAGGGCTCCCTCACTATGCCCACCCGGGCGCCGCTATGCCCACTGACAAGATGCTCACCCCCAACGGCTTCGAAGCCCACCACCCGGCCATGCTCGGCCGTCACGGGGAGCAGCACCTCACGCCCACCTCGGCTGGCATGGTGCCCATCAACGGCCTTCCTCCGCACCACCCTCACGCCCACCTGAACGCCCAGGGCCACGGGCAGCTCCTGGGCACGGCCCGGGAACCCAACCCTTCGGTGACCGGCGCACAGGTCAGCAATGGAAGTAATTCAGGGCAGATGGAAGAGATCAATACCAAAGAGGTGGCGCAGCGTATCACCACCGAGCTCAAGCGCTATAGCATCCCACAGGCCATCTTCGCGCAGAGGGTGCTCTGCCGCTCCCAAGGGACCCTCTCGGACCTGCTGCGCAACCCCAAACCCTGGAGCAAACTCAAGTCCGGACGGGAGACCTTCAGGAGGATGTGGAAGTGGCTGCAGGAGCCCGAGTTCCAGCGCATGTCTGCGCTCCGCTTGGCAGGTGAGCCGGCCAAGGAGCTGGGCGCGTGGGGGAGATCAGAGGTTGGGGAAGCTGAAGGGGccgaagaagggagggaaaagagagggttGGGCACGCTTCATCCCATTCTCCTTTCCCCCCCAGAAGGGAGGGGGGTTCCCCTGGGCCTGGAAGAGCCAGCACACGGCTCCCAGGTGCAGACCGCCTCCTCCAGAACTCAGTGCATTGGGCTGTGGTAGGCTCCGGGAGCTGAGCGGTACCGCCTGGGCGACTGCGGGGACGGGACGCATTTATGCTGGGAGACAGTGCTGGAAGCGCTCACCGCCGGAGGCGAAGGGAGACCCCGGCACCTGGCTGGATACGTCTGTGCGTCGCTTATCAGTTGGACGCTCCGGGTTTGGGAAGAGGAAGGCGACGAGTGAGTGGAACTGCGCGCAGATTCTGCCAGGCAGTACTCCTGGCACACGCCCGGGTGTTGGGTAGGAGTGTGCAGCAGCTGCCCG includes:
- the ONECUT1 gene encoding hepatocyte nuclear factor 6, giving the protein MNAQLTMEAIGELHGVSHEPVPAPADLLGGSPHARSSVAHRGSHLPPAHPRSMGMASLLDGGGGGGDYHHHHRAPEHSLAGPLHPTMTMACETPPGMSMPTTYTTLTPLQPLPPISTVSDKFPHHHHHHHHHHHPHHHQRLAGNVSGSFTLMRDERGLASMNNLYTPYHKDVAGMGQSLSPLSSSGLGSIHNSQQGLPHYAHPGAAMPTDKMLTPNGFEAHHPAMLGRHGEQHLTPTSAGMVPINGLPPHHPHAHLNAQGHGQLLGTAREPNPSVTGAQVSNGSNSGQMEEINTKEVAQRITTELKRYSIPQAIFAQRVLCRSQGTLSDLLRNPKPWSKLKSGRETFRRMWKWLQEPEFQRMSALRLAACKRKEQEHGKDRGNTPKKPRLVFTDVQRRTLHAIFKENKRPSKELQITISQQLGLELSTVSNFFMNARRRSLDKWQDEGSSNSGNSSSSSSTCTKA